One genomic window of Pungitius pungitius chromosome 11, fPunPun2.1, whole genome shotgun sequence includes the following:
- the pigv gene encoding palmitoyltransferase ZDHHC18-A: MTMDVRAVVEFAAVTRGLSLLLQAVFNAVIPDHDAEAFRPPRTEEPLYLDPAVEWSLGGLSHWDAEHFLFIAERGYLYEHNFAFFPLLPVILRGLAETLLWPLSSWLSVRGRLLLAVALGNSALFLLSAVALYALSRVVLQDRRLALLSSLLYCVTPANVFMTAGYSESLFAALTFGGLFLLEKGFTFRGCLALSIATAARSNGLVNIGFLLYLPSLRAICQIRVYRTTTKGYSKAFRYVWAVAGVLLTALLGTAIIALPFCAFQYYGYRTFCTPSVSLERIPPALLSLAEVKGYRVPDENGPPPLWCMRPLPLLYSHIQDVYWDVGFLRYFELKQIPNFVLALPMATLGIMAAYAYFQANREMCLRLGLWETGANKGLDKPTPGFFNSRVFVYIVHSTVLLVFGTLCMHVQVLTRFMASSSPVPFWISAHLLLLNEPLLHRRKTSNPNVQLQTHSRNGCKHTPQNPIMALLPHFKTCSPTTQSILGYFLSYWVLGLALHCNFLPWT, from the exons ATGACTATGGATGTCAGAGCAGTTGTGGAGTTCGCCGCCGTTACCAGGGGCCTCTCACTGTTGTTGCAG GCTGTCTTCAATGCCGTCATCCCGGACCATGACGCTGAAGCCTTCAGGCCCCCAAGGACAGAGGAGCCTCTGTACTTGGACCCCGCCGTGGAGTGGTCGCTGGGCGGCCTCTCTCACTGGGATGCCGAGCATTTCCTCTTCATTGCCGAGAGGGGGTACCTCTACGAGCACAACTTTGCTTTCTTCCCCCTCTTGCCCGTCATCCTCCGAGGCCTGGCGGAGACGCTGCTGTGGCCCCTGAGCAGCTGGCTGAGCGTGCGGGGCCGCTTGCTGCTGGCCGTGGCCCTGGGGAACAGTGCCCTCTTCCTGCTGAGCGCCGTCGCCCTGTACGCGCTCAGCAGGGTCGTTCTTCAGGACCGACGCCTCGCTCTGCTCTCCAGCCTGCTGTACTGCGTCACGCCCGCCAACGTCTTCATGACCGCCGGCTACTCGGAGAGCCTGTTTGCCGCGCTGACGTTCGGCGGCCTGTTCCTCCTGGAGAAAGGGTTCACCTTCCGCGGCTGCCTGGCCCTGAGTATAGCCACTGCTGCGCGATCCAATGGACTGGTTAACATAGGTTTCCTGCTGTATCTTCCATCGCTGCGCGCCATTTGCCAGATTCGCGTTTACCGAACGACGACAAAGGGCTACAGCAAAGCCTTCCGCTACGTTTGGGCCGTTGCCGGTGTCCTGCTCACCGCCCTCTTGGGAACGGCCATTATTGCCCTTCCCTTCTGTGCGTTCCAGTACTACGGGTATAGGACGTTTTGCACGCCGTCCGTCTCCCTGGAGCGGATCCCTCCCGCTCTTCTGTCCCTGGCTGAAGTGAAGGGCTATCGGGTTCCAGATGAGAACGGCCCACCGCCCCTCTGGTGCATGAGACCTCTCCCCCTGCTGTATTCTCACATCCAGGATGTTTATTGGGATGTGGGCTTCCTGCGTTACTTTGAGCTGAAGCAGATACCAAACTTTGTTCTGGCTCTACCCATGGCCACTCTCGGCATAATGGCAGCTTATGCATATTTTCAAGCCAATCGAGAAATGTGTCTAAGACTCGGACTTTGGGAGACGGGTGCAAATAAAGGACTTGACAAACCCACGCCGGGATTTTTCAACTCCCGAGTGTTTGTTTATATCGTTCATTCAACAGTACTTCTGGTGTTTGGGAcattgtgcatgcatgtgcag GTTCTAACCAGATTCATGGCCTCCTCGTCTCCCGTGCCTTTCTGGATAAGTgctcacctgctcctcctcaatgAACCACTTCTTCATCGAAGGAAAACGTCAAATCCCAATGTGCAGCTACAGACACATTCCAGAAACGGATGCAAGCACACACCTCAAAACCCCATTATGGCACTGCTGCCACACTTTAAAACCTGCTCTCCTACCACACAGAGCATCCTGGGATACTTCCTCTCTTACTGGGTGCTGGGCCTGGCGCTGCATTGTAACTTCTTGCCATGGACATGA